The following are encoded in a window of Lacinutrix sp. WUR7 genomic DNA:
- a CDS encoding ABC transporter permease — MSKSNAVTTFFIEIGELTLFAGRFFKQLFTKPFEGKELLKQCYSIGNRSILLVAVTGFIIGLVITLQTRPTLEEFGAESWMPSMVSLSIIREIGPVIIALTFAGRIASGIGAELGSMRVTEQIDAMEVSGTNPFKFLVVTRIVAATLMLPLLVLLGDALALLGSYIIENIKGEVSFLLYFNKVFNVLEFSDLIPATIKTFFFGFAIALVGCFKGYNCDKGTVGVGAAANSAVVFSSMLLFIIDFIAVFITDIFFDL, encoded by the coding sequence ATGAGTAAATCCAATGCTGTTACAACTTTTTTTATAGAAATTGGCGAACTGACCTTATTCGCTGGTCGGTTTTTTAAACAATTATTTACGAAACCTTTTGAGGGTAAGGAACTTCTTAAACAATGTTATAGTATAGGTAACCGTTCCATTTTGTTAGTAGCTGTTACTGGGTTTATTATTGGTTTAGTAATCACTTTACAAACGAGACCAACTTTAGAAGAGTTTGGTGCAGAATCTTGGATGCCTTCTATGGTAAGTTTATCCATAATTAGGGAAATAGGTCCTGTAATTATTGCCTTAACCTTTGCTGGTAGAATAGCTTCTGGTATTGGAGCAGAACTTGGGTCTATGCGTGTAACAGAACAAATTGACGCGATGGAGGTTTCTGGTACCAATCCGTTTAAATTTTTGGTGGTAACTAGAATTGTTGCCGCTACACTTATGTTACCTCTTTTAGTCCTTTTAGGAGATGCGCTCGCTCTTTTAGGATCTTATATTATAGAAAATATAAAAGGGGAAGTTTCCTTTTTACTTTATTTTAATAAAGTTTTTAATGTTTTAGAATTTAGTGACCTTATTCCTGCTACTATTAAAACGTTTTTCTTCGGATTTGCAATTGCATTAGTTGGTTGTTTTAAAGGATATAATTGTGATAAAGGAACTGTTGGAGTAGGCGCAGCTGCAAATTCAGCAGTAGTATTCTCTTCCATGCTGTTGTTTATTATAGATTTCATTGCTGTTTTTATAACCGATATATTTTTCGACCTTTAA
- a CDS encoding type IX secretion system membrane protein PorP/SprF, whose amino-acid sequence MKKLTIYILLLSLTVSYSQELNIPVFTQYLADNSFVVSPTYAGIGDNIKIRANGLTQWVGIKGAPDNQSLYMDARLGNRSGVGLSLYNDRNGNTVQKGFKASFAHHLTLDYYSKQYLSLGISYNYNTFKIDIHNFRPTESMPVIDPRVTDDRYIANNNFDVGALYRNKGFYFSFNASNILPKKIDNFVGVEPDLLLNYQAYTGIVLVNPRDKKIEIEPSLYFQYFDSDDRSSTDVNIKVRKFSRNEDYVWGGISYRFLNDQFFNPLNLGPMVGFNKSNFYFGYAYQITINELSGYNAGTHMVTIGFDFLQGISECECTQTRSHVK is encoded by the coding sequence ATGAAAAAATTAACCATATATATTCTTTTATTGTCTTTGACAGTAAGTTATAGTCAAGAGCTAAACATACCAGTATTTACACAGTATTTAGCAGATAATAGTTTCGTAGTTTCTCCAACCTATGCCGGTATTGGCGACAATATAAAAATTAGAGCGAATGGACTAACACAATGGGTTGGTATTAAAGGTGCTCCAGATAATCAATCTTTATATATGGATGCTAGACTAGGTAATCGTTCCGGAGTTGGACTATCTTTATATAATGATAGAAACGGAAACACAGTACAAAAAGGATTTAAGGCTTCGTTTGCACATCATCTTACTTTAGATTATTACTCCAAACAATATTTGTCTTTAGGGATTTCTTATAATTATAATACGTTTAAAATTGATATTCATAATTTCAGACCTACAGAGAGCATGCCAGTAATAGATCCTAGAGTGACAGACGATAGATATATTGCGAATAATAACTTTGATGTTGGTGCTTTATATAGAAACAAGGGTTTTTATTTTAGTTTTAATGCTAGTAATATTCTACCTAAAAAGATTGATAATTTTGTTGGAGTAGAGCCAGATTTACTTTTAAATTACCAAGCATATACAGGAATCGTACTTGTAAATCCTAGAGATAAAAAAATCGAAATTGAACCTTCTTTATATTTTCAATATTTTGATAGTGATGATCGATCTAGTACCGATGTAAATATTAAAGTGAGAAAGTTTAGTAGAAATGAAGATTATGTTTGGGGAGGAATTTCTTATCGTTTTCTAAATGATCAATTTTTTAACCCCTTAAATCTTGGACCAATGGTTGGTTTTAATAAGTCTAATTTTTATTTTGGATATGCTTATCAAATTACCATAAATGAGTTATCTGGTTATAACGCAGGTACGCATATGGTAACTATAGGCTTCGACTTTTTACAAGGTATTAGTGAGTGCGAGTGTACACAGACTAGGTCACATGTAAAGTAA